In Nicotiana tabacum cultivar K326 chromosome 2, ASM71507v2, whole genome shotgun sequence, the following proteins share a genomic window:
- the LOC107797373 gene encoding putative magnesium transporter NIPA4: protein MDTQSWKDVYRGMSSDNIKGLVLALSSSVFIGASFIVKKKGLKKAGASGVRAGVGGYSYLYEPLWWVGMITMIVGEVANFAAYAFAPAILVTPLGALSIIISAVLAHIILREKLHTFGILGCALCVVGSTTIVLHAPQEREILSVTEVWDLATEPAFLLYAVVVIITVLILIFHYLPQYGQTHIMFYIGVCSLMGSLSVMSVKALGIALKLTLSGTNQLIYPQTWAFTLIVIVCILTQMNYLNKALDTFNTAVVSPIYYVMFTSLTILASVIMFKDWDRQNPTQIVTEMCGFVTILSGTFLLHKTKDMVDGPAMLPVRLPKHGDEENGFGQEGIPLRRQDSLRLP, encoded by the exons ATGGATACACAAAGCTGGAAAGATGTGTACAGGGGCATGTCATCCGATAACATCAAGGGGTTGGTTCTTGCTTTGTCATCAAGCGTATTCATCGGTGCTAGCTTCATTGTTAAGAAAAAGGGGTTAAAGAAAGCTGGTGCTTCTGGTGTCAGAGCTG GAGTTGGAGGATATTCATACCTATATGAGCCTCTTTGGTGGGTCGGCATGATAACAA TGATTGTTGGGGAGGTAGCTAATTTTGCAGCTTATGCATTTGCCCCTGCTATTTTAGTCACTCCTCTTGGTGCACTCAGTATTATAATCAG TGCTGTGCTCGCACACATTATTTTGAGAGAGAAGCTACACACATTTGGAATTTTAGGTTGTGCTTTATGTGTTGTTGGGTCCACCACGATAGTGTTGCATGCTCCACAAGAACGTGAGATTCTATCTGTGACGGAAGTGTGGGATCTTGCTACTGAACCAG CTTTTCTCCTCTACGCAGTGGTGGTGATAATAACTGTCCTAATTCTTATATTCCACTATCTTCCACAGTATGGGCAGACACACATTATGTTTTATATCGGAGTGTGTTCACTAATGGGTTCTTTATCG GTTATGAGTGTCAAAGCACTTGGAATTGCTTTGAAGCTGACATTATCAGGAACAAATCAGCTAATATATCCACAGACTTGGGCTTTTACTTTGATTGTCATTGTGTGCATTCTTACCCAAATGAATTATTTAAATAAG GCCCTGGACACATTCAATACAGCAGTTGTCTCTCCTATATACTATGTCATGTTTACCTCTTTGACCATTTTAGCCAGTGTAATTATGTTCAAG GACTGGGATAGGCAAAATCCAACACAAATTGTAACAGAAATGTGTGGATTTGTGACAATTCTTTCTGGGacttttcttcttcacaaaaccAAAGACATGGTTGATG GTCCTGCCATGCTGCCTGTGCGACTTCCCAAGCACGGTGACGAGGAGAATGGTTTTGGACAAGAGGGTATCCCCTTGAGGCGGCAAGATTCCTTGAGATTACCATAA
- the LOC107797371 gene encoding protein EI24 homolog isoform X2, whose translation MEPLADTMRSKSKQALLLWVDGVREACCLHRVIIYSLRSKQLAIRTGQCFLLNGFIFLGSIFVLKSVIIPALEWILPGHCPQINSPESCSFSSILEFYRFLRGGLVQLFNLFWFYPLYVFSLILSSIWYNDIAKHGFFALENYGARDTKLSDQKESQTLQSTVHREKSTDLEGFMISIAEQLYSVLLLTFFFAEVYFTGLIPYTGKALNFMLLSWMYAYYCFEYKWNLSGLSLDKRLDFFESNWAFFAGFGNPCVLAIFLFSPLVSYGVMAILFPLAQKLTKLLPCLEESGEVLDWEGYQYFSLPITCRCES comes from the exons ATGGAGCCATTGGCGGACACAATGAGAAGCAAGTCAAAGCAAGCGTTGCTTCTGTGGGTCGATGGCGTAAGAGAAGCTTGCTGTTTACACCGTGTCATCATCTACTCTCTCAG GTCAAAGCAGCTTGCTATCCGTACGGGTCAGTGTTTTCTGTTGAATGGATTCATCTTCTTAGGAAG TATCTTTGTTCTGAAATCAGTTATCATCCCTGCATTGGAATGGATATTACCTGGTCATTGCCCACAAATCAATTCTCCAGAGTCATGTTCATTTAGCAGTATTTTGGAGTTCTATCGATTCTTACGTGGTGGGCTTGTACAACTTTTTAAT CTTTTCTGGTTCTACCCATTGTACGTATTCAGCCTTATTCTCAGCAGTATCTG GTACAATGACATCGCTAAACATGGGTTTTTCGCTTTGGAGAATTATGGGGCTCGTGATACTAAGTTATCTGATCAAAAGGAGTCCCAAACTTTGCAAAGCACAGTTCATAGGGAAAAATCAACTGATCTTGAAGG GTTTATGATCAGTATAGCGGAGCAACTTTATTCAGTCCTCTTACTGACTTTCTTCTTCGCGGAG GTTTATTTTACTGGACTTATCCCTTACACCGGGAAAGCTCTAAATTTTATGCTTCTGTCATGGATGTATGCATACTATTGTTTTGA GTATAAGTGGAATCTTTCTGGACTAAGTTTAGACAAGAGGCTGGACTTCTTCGAATCAAACTGGGCATTTTTTGCTGGTTTCG GAAATCCCTGTGTCTTGGCAATATTTTTGTTCTCTCCGCTTGTGAGCTATGGGGTTATGGCTATACTGTTTCCACTG GCTCAGAAGCTGACAAAATTGTTGCCTTGCCTAGAAGAAAGTGGAGAGGTGCTGGATTGGGAAGGGTACCAATATTTTTCATTGCCGATTACATGTC GATGCGAGTCTTGA
- the LOC107797371 gene encoding protein EI24 homolog isoform X1 translates to MEPLADTMRSKSKQALLLWVDGVREACCLHRVIIYSLRSKQLAIRTGQCFLLNGFIFLGSIFVLKSVIIPALEWILPGHCPQINSPESCSFSSILEFYRFLRGGLVQLFNLFWFYPLYVFSLILSSIWYNDIAKHGFFALENYGARDTKLSDQKESQTLQSTVHREKSTDLEGFMISIAEQLYSVLLLTFFFAEVYFTGLIPYTGKALNFMLLSWMYAYYCFEYKWNLSGLSLDKRLDFFESNWAFFAGFGNPCVLAIFLFSPLVSYGVMAILFPLFVLTATGSEADKIVALPRRKWRGAGLGRVPIFFIADYMSMRVLKLFSLKSRPQMKENKAL, encoded by the exons ATGGAGCCATTGGCGGACACAATGAGAAGCAAGTCAAAGCAAGCGTTGCTTCTGTGGGTCGATGGCGTAAGAGAAGCTTGCTGTTTACACCGTGTCATCATCTACTCTCTCAG GTCAAAGCAGCTTGCTATCCGTACGGGTCAGTGTTTTCTGTTGAATGGATTCATCTTCTTAGGAAG TATCTTTGTTCTGAAATCAGTTATCATCCCTGCATTGGAATGGATATTACCTGGTCATTGCCCACAAATCAATTCTCCAGAGTCATGTTCATTTAGCAGTATTTTGGAGTTCTATCGATTCTTACGTGGTGGGCTTGTACAACTTTTTAAT CTTTTCTGGTTCTACCCATTGTACGTATTCAGCCTTATTCTCAGCAGTATCTG GTACAATGACATCGCTAAACATGGGTTTTTCGCTTTGGAGAATTATGGGGCTCGTGATACTAAGTTATCTGATCAAAAGGAGTCCCAAACTTTGCAAAGCACAGTTCATAGGGAAAAATCAACTGATCTTGAAGG GTTTATGATCAGTATAGCGGAGCAACTTTATTCAGTCCTCTTACTGACTTTCTTCTTCGCGGAG GTTTATTTTACTGGACTTATCCCTTACACCGGGAAAGCTCTAAATTTTATGCTTCTGTCATGGATGTATGCATACTATTGTTTTGA GTATAAGTGGAATCTTTCTGGACTAAGTTTAGACAAGAGGCTGGACTTCTTCGAATCAAACTGGGCATTTTTTGCTGGTTTCG GAAATCCCTGTGTCTTGGCAATATTTTTGTTCTCTCCGCTTGTGAGCTATGGGGTTATGGCTATACTGTTTCCACTG TTTGTTTTAACTGCAACAGGCTCAGAAGCTGACAAAATTGTTGCCTTGCCTAGAAGAAAGTGGAGAGGTGCTGGATTGGGAAGGGTACCAATATTTTTCATTGCCGATTACATGTC GATGCGAGTCTTGAAACTCTTTTCGCTGAAATCACGTCCCCAAATGAAAGAGAACAAGGCTCTATGA